The following are encoded in a window of Saccharothrix longispora genomic DNA:
- a CDS encoding toxin-antitoxin system YwqK family antitoxin encodes MTVVRVDGSDTYVDDAQRVCHDGEPFTGVVEHRDEHGRLVESNSFFAGVSSGLQEEHHPGGRLRSRGWTHLGVAVGEWYEWHPDGTLAAHRTFSANGWPLHVKEWDERGELVRDEQLG; translated from the coding sequence GTGACGGTTGTGCGCGTGGACGGGTCGGACACGTACGTGGACGACGCGCAGCGGGTCTGCCACGACGGCGAGCCGTTCACCGGCGTGGTCGAGCACCGCGACGAGCACGGGCGCCTGGTGGAGTCGAACAGCTTCTTCGCGGGCGTCAGCAGCGGCCTCCAGGAGGAGCACCACCCCGGTGGGCGACTCAGGTCACGGGGGTGGACCCACCTGGGAGTCGCCGTCGGCGAGTGGTACGAGTGGCACCCCGACGGCACGCTCGCCGCGCACCGCACGTTCTCCGCCAACGGCTGGCCGCTGCACGTCAAGGAGTGGGACGAGCGGGGCGAACTGGTCCGGGACGAGCAGTTGGGCTGA
- a CDS encoding glycosyltransferase 87 family protein: protein MVVPVRVDKRVAGVAALWAGAVVTALVVVLHRSGGDIGLLDLRVYRTGGEAWLEDVRLYADGFPKPLDGPPFPFTYPPLAAFLFSPLALVPWSAAVLIWTGVGLALLTGVCLVTAEHAYGRTQRALLVGLGVALGSLLLEPVTATLDFGQINLVLLGLAALDCLLPKTPWPRGLLIGLAAAVKLTPMVFVLFFLPRRQIKPVVTAVASFIAFGLVGFAVAPTDSKQYWFGALLDPGRVGGLDYVANQSLRGLVNRWGLTGTAETAVWGLLCLAAVALVWVAVARSGQDRVGAFLAVAVGGLLVSPVSWTHHWVWVVPGIVYLLHRSWPWAAAVALLFWLAPQWYMPYEDKLEQTWTWWQQVIGNAYVWAGLAALVVLALRPRPAAVTTP, encoded by the coding sequence GTGGTGGTACCGGTGCGCGTGGACAAGCGGGTGGCCGGGGTGGCGGCCCTGTGGGCGGGGGCGGTCGTGACCGCGCTCGTCGTCGTCCTGCACCGCTCCGGCGGTGACATCGGCCTGCTCGACCTGCGCGTCTACCGCACGGGCGGCGAGGCGTGGCTGGAGGACGTGCGGCTGTACGCCGACGGGTTCCCGAAGCCCCTGGACGGCCCGCCGTTCCCGTTCACCTACCCGCCGCTGGCCGCGTTCCTGTTCAGCCCGCTCGCCCTGGTGCCGTGGTCGGCCGCCGTGCTGATCTGGACCGGCGTCGGCCTCGCGCTGCTCACCGGCGTCTGCCTGGTCACCGCCGAGCACGCCTACGGGCGCACGCAGCGCGCCCTGCTCGTCGGCCTCGGCGTGGCCCTCGGGTCGCTGCTGCTCGAACCCGTCACCGCGACGCTCGACTTCGGGCAGATCAACCTCGTGCTGCTCGGCCTCGCCGCGCTGGACTGCCTGCTGCCCAAGACCCCCTGGCCGCGGGGGCTGCTCATCGGCCTGGCCGCCGCCGTCAAGCTCACGCCGATGGTGTTCGTGCTGTTCTTCCTGCCGCGCCGGCAGATCAAGCCCGTCGTCACGGCGGTCGCCTCGTTCATCGCGTTCGGCCTCGTCGGGTTCGCCGTCGCGCCGACCGACAGCAAGCAGTACTGGTTCGGCGCGCTGCTCGACCCCGGCCGAGTCGGCGGCCTCGACTACGTGGCCAACCAGTCGCTGCGCGGCCTGGTCAACCGGTGGGGGCTCACCGGCACCGCCGAGACCGCCGTGTGGGGACTGCTGTGCCTAGCCGCCGTCGCACTGGTGTGGGTCGCCGTGGCGCGGTCCGGGCAGGACCGGGTCGGCGCGTTCCTCGCGGTCGCCGTGGGCGGCCTGCTCGTCTCGCCCGTGTCGTGGACGCACCACTGGGTGTGGGTCGTGCCCGGCATCGTCTACCTGCTGCACCGGTCCTGGCCGTGGGCCGCCGCCGTCGCGCTCCTCTTCTGGCTCGCGCCCCAGTGGTACATGCCGTACGAGGACAAGCTGGAGCAGACCTGGACCTGGTGGCAGCAGGTCATCGGCAACGCCTACGTCTGGGCGGGCCTGGCCGCGCTCGTCGTGCTGGCGCTGCGCCCCCGCCCCGCGGCGGTCACGACCCCGTGA
- a CDS encoding DNA-binding protein: MSPALEAVLARAGLQVTPDEFLSLVADAAKRLAPPHPDPGGYFSPDQREALVEVGLDLGPHRPSDDQGRARTVVAHAVLRDSALTVADAARQLGVDTSRIRHRLGVGRLVGWKDRGSWRLPAWQFAGDGVLPGLEAVLAAVPADQPALVVAGFMTTEQEDLSVDGEPTSPREWLLAGGDPRRVTALAAQLGTPA; the protein is encoded by the coding sequence ATGAGTCCAGCGCTTGAGGCGGTGTTGGCCAGGGCAGGTCTCCAGGTCACCCCCGACGAGTTCCTGTCCCTCGTCGCCGACGCCGCCAAGAGGCTCGCCCCTCCGCACCCGGACCCGGGTGGCTACTTCTCCCCCGACCAGCGCGAGGCGCTGGTGGAGGTGGGCCTCGACCTCGGCCCGCACCGCCCCTCCGACGACCAGGGGCGCGCGCGGACGGTGGTGGCGCACGCGGTGCTGCGCGACTCGGCGCTGACCGTGGCCGACGCGGCCCGCCAACTGGGCGTGGACACGAGCCGCATCCGGCACCGGCTCGGCGTGGGCCGCCTCGTCGGCTGGAAGGACCGGGGCAGCTGGCGGCTGCCCGCGTGGCAGTTCGCCGGCGACGGCGTGCTCCCGGGCCTGGAGGCCGTGCTGGCCGCCGTGCCCGCCGACCAACCCGCCCTGGTGGTGGCCGGGTTCATGACGACCGAGCAGGAGGACCTGTCGGTCGACGGCGAGCCGACCTCGCCCCGCGAGTGGTTGTTGGCCGGCGGTGACCCCCGCCGCGTGACCGCGCTCGCCGCACAGCTCGGCACCCCCGCCTGA
- a CDS encoding RES family NAD+ phosphorylase has protein sequence MSRLPQPPAPAVLQASLRRTEDVVAVHRATRLVRIFAAKGLHPQRWNSFRYTGPLAHARFDTHPPSADGAPAHAQDQGVLYFGLTVRTSVAEVFQATSVVDRRTRSPFLVVMRPRRTLRLLDLVGLWPTRVGASQEISSGPKHMTQQWARAIRAAYPELDGLWYRSSMDSGAPAVCLWDPPGATGLPVSPDVLLPLEHPGLDLPLGRVCDELNYTLLG, from the coding sequence ATGTCACGGCTTCCCCAGCCGCCAGCTCCCGCAGTGCTCCAGGCGAGCCTCCGCCGCACCGAGGACGTCGTGGCCGTTCACCGGGCGACCCGCCTGGTGCGCATCTTCGCCGCCAAGGGCCTGCACCCGCAGCGCTGGAACAGCTTCCGCTACACCGGGCCGCTGGCGCACGCCCGCTTCGACACCCACCCCCCGTCCGCGGACGGGGCGCCCGCGCACGCCCAGGACCAGGGGGTGCTGTACTTCGGGCTGACCGTGCGCACGTCGGTGGCCGAGGTGTTCCAGGCGACGTCGGTGGTGGACCGGCGCACCCGCAGCCCGTTCCTGGTGGTGATGCGGCCGCGGCGGACGCTGCGGTTGCTCGACCTGGTCGGGCTGTGGCCCACCCGGGTGGGCGCCTCGCAGGAGATCAGCTCCGGGCCCAAGCACATGACCCAGCAGTGGGCGCGGGCCATCCGCGCGGCCTACCCCGAGCTGGACGGGCTGTGGTACCGGTCGTCCATGGACTCGGGTGCCCCGGCGGTGTGCCTGTGGGACCCGCCCGGGGCGACCGGCCTGCCCGTCTCGCCCGACGTGCTGCTGCCGCTGGAGCACCCCGGGCTGGACCTGCCGCTGGGCCGGGTGTGCGACGAGCTGAACTACACGCTGCTCGGCTGA
- a CDS encoding GNAT family N-acetyltransferase, with translation MQWTVRAGRPDDAPEIARINVDAWQHSYRGIVDDPVLDRMLPESRLPAWARVLRLPEPSRVFVAVEEDTGRIGAYCAVDAVRETTDAHPDLHTGELVAIYADPRFRGTGAGHEVHEAGVRHLLDQGFRYAVLWVFQDNSRTRAFYEAHGWRHDGLVHRYELGDQELPEVRYGRFLSAPRRRARQARNL, from the coding sequence ATGCAGTGGACCGTGCGGGCCGGACGGCCCGACGACGCGCCCGAGATCGCCAGGATCAACGTGGACGCCTGGCAGCACTCGTACCGGGGGATCGTGGACGACCCGGTGCTCGACCGGATGCTCCCGGAGAGCAGGCTCCCGGCGTGGGCGCGGGTGCTGCGGCTGCCCGAACCCAGCCGCGTGTTCGTCGCGGTCGAGGAGGACACCGGGCGGATCGGGGCCTACTGCGCGGTGGACGCGGTGCGCGAGACCACCGACGCCCACCCCGACCTGCACACCGGTGAGCTGGTGGCGATCTACGCCGACCCCCGCTTCCGCGGCACGGGCGCGGGCCACGAGGTGCACGAGGCGGGTGTGCGCCACCTGCTCGACCAGGGGTTCCGGTACGCGGTCCTGTGGGTGTTCCAGGACAACTCGCGGACCCGGGCGTTCTACGAGGCGCACGGGTGGCGCCACGACGGGCTGGTCCACCGCTACGAGCTGGGCGACCAGGAGCTGCCCGAGGTCAGGTACGGCCGGTTCCTGTCGGCGCCGCGCCGCCGCGCCCGCCAGGCCCGCAACCTGTGA